The following proteins are encoded in a genomic region of Periophthalmus magnuspinnatus isolate fPerMag1 chromosome 23, fPerMag1.2.pri, whole genome shotgun sequence:
- the LOC117391508 gene encoding protein FAM180A: MARINFYIWLLVHLFVCSVAQRFSRALYPSAYRIKTGTHSRLNPTFQRSQKDVDLLFEILLAGTQIDSREHRLFVLDEELASLRQVKKLEVICEDVLPKTLSEVRHVVDLLSHRNVPLHWDDYQRTVLTLVYISHTVARLDSELSQQAWGTVLIQLFNALHKDLTIN, from the exons ATGGCCAGAATCAACTTTTATATCTGGCTCCTTGTGCATTTGTTTGTCTGTTCAGTGGCCCAACGCTTCAGCAGAG CTCTGTATCCCTCGGCATACAGGATAAAGACGGGGACACATTCTCGGCTCAACCCAACATTCCAGCGCTCTCAGAAGGACGTAGACCTGCTGTTTGAG ATCCTGTTGGCTGGAACACAGATTGACAGCAGAGAGCACCGGTTGTTTGTCCTGGATGAGGAGCTGGCGTCCCTCAGACAGGTGAAAAAGCTGGAGGTGATCTGTGAGGATGTTCTGCCTAAGACTCTGTCTGAGGTGAGGCATGTGGTGGACCTGCTGTCCCACCGGAATGTCCCCCTGCACTGGGACGACTACCAAAGGACTGTGCTGACGCTGGTTTACATCAGTCACACTGTAGCTCGCCTGGACTCTGAGCTCTCCCAACAGGCCTGGGGCACAGTGCTTATTCAATTGTTCAATGCTCTCCACAAGGACCTCACCATAAACTGA